Proteins encoded within one genomic window of Spirulina major PCC 6313:
- a CDS encoding aldehyde oxygenase (deformylating), giving the protein MQELAVRPELDFTSETYKDAYSRINAIVIEGEQEAYNNYIAMGELLPDHKDELTTLAKMEKRHMKGFQSCGRNLTVTPDMEFAKEYFARLHGNFKTAHAEGNVVACFVIQSLIIEAFAIAAYNIYIPVADEFARKITEGVVKDEYKHLNFGEVWLNEHFEASKTALEAANKENLPIVWQMLNAVEEDAATLGMEKAALVEDFMVSYGDALGNIGFNTREIMRMSSYGLTAA; this is encoded by the coding sequence ATGCAGGAACTTGCAGTCCGCCCTGAACTAGACTTTACGAGTGAAACGTACAAAGACGCATATAGCCGCATTAATGCGATCGTGATTGAGGGCGAACAAGAAGCCTACAACAACTATATTGCGATGGGTGAACTACTCCCCGATCACAAAGACGAGTTGACCACCTTGGCGAAAATGGAAAAACGCCACATGAAAGGGTTCCAATCCTGTGGCCGCAATCTCACCGTGACCCCGGACATGGAGTTTGCCAAAGAGTACTTTGCTCGCCTCCATGGCAACTTCAAAACCGCCCATGCGGAAGGCAATGTTGTCGCCTGCTTCGTGATCCAATCCTTGATCATCGAAGCCTTTGCGATCGCCGCCTACAACATCTACATCCCCGTCGCTGACGAATTCGCCCGCAAAATCACCGAAGGTGTCGTCAAAGATGAGTACAAACACCTCAACTTCGGCGAAGTCTGGCTCAACGAGCATTTCGAGGCATCCAAAACCGCCCTCGAAGCTGCCAACAAAGAAAACCTCCCCATCGTTTGGCAAATGCTCAACGCAGTCGAGGAAGATGCCGCCACTTTAGGGATGGAAAAAGCGGCCCTCGTCGAAGACTTTATGGTGAGCTACGGTGATGCCCTCGGCAACATTGGTTTTAACACCCGTGAAATCATGAGAATGTCCTCCTACGGACTCACCGCCGCCTAA